Proteins from a single region of Trichoderma asperellum chromosome 3, complete sequence:
- a CDS encoding uncharacterized protein (EggNog:ENOG41~TransMembrane:7 (o12-37i57-76o114-136i148-170o199-221i233-256o276-301i)), with the protein MPSPPPDPASQAAAAAAFQQFTIEAWTLLGVGIAVTILRTISRIRYAGFRGLGGDDYLAWVAVIFYTAETSLAYSVGHVANGLANNGMTDAQRAALSPDDPEFRLRVIGSKIQLAGWSTYSTLLWTLKASLLVFYIRLTEGLARHYRIRIYIGFAFLASSYLVVALNLYLSCRPFQKFWQIFPDPGNACQPAVSNQIIWVYWAFNVTTDLYIISVPLPMLWGSSLKPLKKAGLMLLFSSGIFVVVCATLRCVLIVLDTENGAQLAGSWAVRETFVAVVTTNLPMIFPLLKGLFGPIFGSILDSMRSTQKSEGLTPKGFVTFGGTSKSWRGRGPPTANPITNFTMNESEERMVESVGMQNLKAWSDSRDQDQGHQLGHDEGGGIRKYVEIDIVHEDRPKQTTSRVTNIRG; encoded by the exons ATGCCAAGTCCTCCACCAGATCCGGCATCACAGGCcgcggcagctgcagctttccAACAATTCACAATCGAAGCGTGGACTCTCCTTGGAGTTGGAATCGCAGTCACCATCCTCAGAACAATTTCTCGTATTCGATATGCCGGCTTTCGAGGCCTAGGTGGTGACGATTATCTCGCATGGGTAGCTGTTATATTTTATACAGCTGAGACGTCTCTGGCTTATAGCGTTGGTCATGTAGCAAATGGCCTTGCGAATAACGGTATGACGGATGCGCAGCGGGCTGCGCTTTCACCAGATGACCCGGAGTTTCGATTGAG AGTAATAGGATCAAAAATACAGCTTGCAGGGTGGTCGACGTACTCGACGCTCCTTTGGACACTCAAGGCGTCGTTGCTTGTGTTTTATATAAGACTGACG GAGGGCCTGGCTCGACATTACCGCATTAGAATTTACATTGGTTTCGCCTTTCTTGCATCTAGCTACCTTGTTGTAGCTCTAAATCTTTACCTCTCGTGTCGACCCTTTCAAAAGTTCTGGCAGATATTCCCAGACCCTGGAA ATGCTTGCCAACCCGCCGTGTCTAATCAGATTATTTGGGTCTATTGGGCATTCAACGTAACGACCGATTTATACATCATATCAGTCCCACTGCCTATGCTATGGGGGTCCAGTCTGAAGCCTTTGAAGAAGGCTGGACTCATGCTTCTCTTCAGTAGCGGTATTTTCGTCGTCGTGTGTGCCACTTTACGATGTGTTTTAATCGTACTG GACACGGAAAATGGTGCACAATTGGCCGGATCTTGGGCTGTCCGAGAAACCTTTGTTGCCGTCGTTACAACTAACTTGCCCATGATATTTCCTCTCCTCAAAGGGTTATTTGGGCCCATCTTCGGATCCATCCTTGACTCGATGCGCTCCACGCAAAAGTCTGAGGGTCTAACACCAAAAGGCTTTGTCACTTTTGGAGGGACCTCCAAGAGTTGGCGGGGCCGCGGACCGCCGACAGCAAATCCAATAACAAATTTCACAATGAATGAGAGCGAAGAGCGCATGGTTGAATCCGTCGGAATGCAGAACCTCAAAGCCTGGAGCGATAGCCGGGACCAGGACCAGGGACACCAATTGGGACACGATGAAGGTGGGGGTATACGAAAGTATGTTGAGATCGACATAGTGCATGAAGATCGGCCAAAGCAGACTACCTCACGAGTCACAAACATCCGCGGATAA